Sequence from the Rhizobium tumorigenes genome:
AAGGTGCCGGCCCGGTCAGCATCGTCGCCGGCGAACTGCGCGAACTCGAAGCCGCCATGGTCGATCCCGATCGTCTCGACGAGATGGATGAAATCATCGAACGCTATGGAGAAGTCCAGGCCCGCTACGAAGAGCTGGACGGCTATGCGCTGGAAGGTCGCGCCCGGGAAGTGCTGGCTGGCCTCAGCTTCAGCCAGGAAATGATGGACGGCGATGTCGGCGGGCTGTCAGGCGGCTGGAAGATGCGCGTGGCGCTCGGTCGCATCCTGCTGATGCGCCCCGACGTGATGCTGCTCGACGAGCCGAGCAACCATCTGGATTTGGAAAGCCTGATCTGGCTGGAGGAGTTCCTCAAGAACTACGAGGGCGCATTGTTGATGACCTCGCACGATCGCGAGTTCATGAACCGCATCGTCACCAAGCTTATCGAGATCGACGGCGGCACGCTGACGACGTTCTCCGGCGACTATGCCTTCTACGAGCAGCAGCGGGCGCTCAACGAAAAGCACCAGATGGCGCAGTTCGAGCGCCAGCAGGCGATGCTTGCCAAGGAAATCAAGTTCATCGAACGCTTCAAGGCGCGTGCTTCGCATGCCTCGCAGGTCCAGAGCCGGGTGAAGAAGCTGGAAAAGATCGACCGCGTCGAGCCGCCGAAGCGCCGGCAGGTCGTCTCCTTCGATTTCGCGCCGGCGCCCCGCTCCGGTGAAGACGTGGTGAACCTGAAAAACGTCTACAAGAGCTACGGTAGCCGCAGCATCTATGCTGGCCTCGATTTCATGGTCCGCAGGCGCGAGCGCTGGTGCGTCATGGGCATCAACGGTGCCGGTAAATCGACTTTGCTGAAACTGGTCACCGGCTCTACCGATCCGGACGAGGGTGCGGTTGCACTCGGCGCCAGCGTCAAGATGGGCTATTTCGCCCAGCACGCCATGGACCTGCTCGATGGCGAGCGCACCGTGTTCCAGTGGCTCGAGGATTCCTTCCCGCAGGCGGGGCAGGGGCCTTTGCGGGCGCTGGCCGGCTGCTTCGGCTTTTCCGGCGACGATGTCGAAAAGAAATGCCGGGTGCTGTCAGGTGGAGAGAAGGCCCGCCTTGTCATGGCGGCGATGCTGTTCGACCCGCCAAACCTGCTGGTGCTGGACGAGCCCACCAACCATCTGGATCTCGACACGAAGGAAATGCTGATCAAGGCATTGTCGGAGTATGAGGGTACGATGCTGTTCGTCTCGCACGACCGCCATTTCCTCGGTGCCCTGTCGAACCGTGTGCTGGAAGTCACGCCCGATGGCGTGCAGCAATATGGCGGTGGATATACGGAATATGTGGCGCGCACCGGCCACGAGGCCCCCGGCCTGCACGGCTGATCAGGGTTCGCGGACTTCGTCGGATCCGGCAGCTCGGGCCGCCTTGATAAACCTGCGGTCGAACGTCATCATGGCTTCGCAACCGCCGATGCTACCCAGATGGAGGGCATCAGCGAAATCCATGCCTTGCTCGGTGCGTTCGAGCGCCCGCGCCACCAGCCCTGGATTTTCCAGCGTCACCCGACGCAGGCCGGCGAAGGCCCGGAGCGCCGCACAAACCTGCTGCGGCTGATAGCTGTAGACGCTCCGCAGGACCCATTCGCATTCGAGCATGACAGTCGTTGCCACGAACACATCGTTATCCTCGACAGCGGCGCGTGCTTTCGTCGATTGCTCCGAATGATCGCGGGTGAGGTAGCGAATGATGATATTGGTATCAATCGCCAGCATGGCGGCGCCTTGCCTCGGCGATGATGCCCGCGTCCATATCCTCTATCGATTTCGAGGTGCCGGCATAGGCAAGCGATCCGAAAACCTCGTCTGGCTCGGTGGCCGCAAAATGCGGTGCCGCGCGTAAAAGCACACCGTCGGCGGTTTCCTCCACCACTAGGCGCGTGCCCGGCTCCCACTGCTGGTGCAGACGCACCGCCTTGGGCAGGATGACCTGCCCTTTGGTGGACACGACGGTTGTCAGTTTTTCCGGCACGGCCATCATCGGCTCCTTGTAAGACGGAGGTAAGATAGCACGGCAGGGTGCCGACGGCAATTGGACGATATCGCGGGGTTAGCGCAGTCGCTCGCCGGCAGCGTCGAACACCAATGCCTTGGCTGGATCGAAGCGGGCGGTGATGGTCTGACCGGATTTCAGGCCGCGGCCGTTGCGGGTCAGCACTGTGACGAGTTCGCCTTCGCCATAGCGGGCAAAGGCGTATGTTTCACCACCGAGGTGTTCCAGCATGTCGACGACCATGTCGAGTGACGCATCCCCGACCTCGTCAAAATGTTCAGGCCGGACGCCGATCGTCACCGGTGTTCCCTCCGAGGCCTTGTCGGCGCCGATCACCAGCGGAATGGTGGTGTCGCCAAGCTCCGGGAGCTTTGCAGACCAGCGGCCATCGGCGCTGCGAGCCAGCACGCCCTTGAAGAAATTCATCTTTGGCGAGCCAATGAAGCCGGCGACGAACAGGTTGGCGGGATCGTCGTAGAGATCGAGCGGGGCGCCGACCTGTTCGACAGCGCCGCTGCGCAGCACGACGATCTTGTCGGCTAAGGTCATCGCCTCGACCTGGTCGTGCGTCACGTAGATGATCGTCGTTGCCAGCTTCTTGTGCAGCCTGGCAATCTCGATGCGCATGTGGACGCGAAGTTCTGCATCTAGGTTCGACAGCGGTTCGTCGAACAGGAAGACCTTGGGATGCCGGACGATAGCGCGGCCGATGGCGACGCGCTGGCGCTGGCCGCCCGAAAGCTGCTTCGGCTTGCGGTCGAGCAACGGTTCCAGTTCGAGGATGCGGGCTGCTTCCTCCACCTGACGCGCAACCTCGGCCTTGGCGACGCCGGCAAATCGTAGCGCAAAGCCCATGTTCTCCCGCACTGTCATATGGGGGTAAAGCGCGTAGGACTGAAACACCATGGCGATGCCGCGCTTTGACGGATCGACATCGTTGACTTCCTTGCCGGCAATCGACAGCGTCCCCGAGGTGATATCCTCGAGACCGGCGATCATCCGCAGCAGAGTCGACTTTCCGCAGCCC
This genomic interval carries:
- a CDS encoding ABC-F family ATP-binding cassette domain-containing protein; amino-acid sequence: MIRIENISKQLSHRILFIEASAALNKGEKVGLVGPNGAGKTTVFRMITGEEHPDEGQVAVDKGVTIGYFNQDVGEMHGRSAVAEVMEGAGPVSIVAGELRELEAAMVDPDRLDEMDEIIERYGEVQARYEELDGYALEGRAREVLAGLSFSQEMMDGDVGGLSGGWKMRVALGRILLMRPDVMLLDEPSNHLDLESLIWLEEFLKNYEGALLMTSHDREFMNRIVTKLIEIDGGTLTTFSGDYAFYEQQRALNEKHQMAQFERQQAMLAKEIKFIERFKARASHASQVQSRVKKLEKIDRVEPPKRRQVVSFDFAPAPRSGEDVVNLKNVYKSYGSRSIYAGLDFMVRRRERWCVMGINGAGKSTLLKLVTGSTDPDEGAVALGASVKMGYFAQHAMDLLDGERTVFQWLEDSFPQAGQGPLRALAGCFGFSGDDVEKKCRVLSGGEKARLVMAAMLFDPPNLLVLDEPTNHLDLDTKEMLIKALSEYEGTMLFVSHDRHFLGALSNRVLEVTPDGVQQYGGGYTEYVARTGHEAPGLHG
- a CDS encoding type II toxin-antitoxin system VapC family toxin, with amino-acid sequence MLAIDTNIIIRYLTRDHSEQSTKARAAVEDNDVFVATTVMLECEWVLRSVYSYQPQQVCAALRAFAGLRRVTLENPGLVARALERTEQGMDFADALHLGSIGGCEAMMTFDRRFIKAARAAGSDEVREP
- a CDS encoding AbrB/MazE/SpoVT family DNA-binding domain-containing protein — translated: MAVPEKLTTVVSTKGQVILPKAVRLHQQWEPGTRLVVEETADGVLLRAAPHFAATEPDEVFGSLAYAGTSKSIEDMDAGIIAEARRRHAGD
- a CDS encoding ABC transporter ATP-binding protein, with amino-acid sequence MSEVSLRNIRKSFGSLDVIKGVDLDVQSGEFVVFVGPSGCGKSTLLRMIAGLEDITSGTLSIAGKEVNDVDPSKRGIAMVFQSYALYPHMTVRENMGFALRFAGVAKAEVARQVEEAARILELEPLLDRKPKQLSGGQRQRVAIGRAIVRHPKVFLFDEPLSNLDAELRVHMRIEIARLHKKLATTIIYVTHDQVEAMTLADKIVVLRSGAVEQVGAPLDLYDDPANLFVAGFIGSPKMNFFKGVLARSADGRWSAKLPELGDTTIPLVIGADKASEGTPVTIGVRPEHFDEVGDASLDMVVDMLEHLGGETYAFARYGEGELVTVLTRNGRGLKSGQTITARFDPAKALVFDAAGERLR